From the Firmicutes bacterium CAG:345 genome, the window ATAAAATTATGAGTACCGAAGTTAGTTTATTTTATAATCAAGAAGCCTGCAAGGATGTATTGATTCTAATTGCCGATGAATCTAGCTATCCTGATAAAGTAGAAAAATATGAGGATGTTATCATTTTAAAAAATAAAGATAGAATAGTTGGTATCAACATTCTCAATTCCCTTGAATACGTTAAGATTAAAGCTTCTGGATTAATTCATTCTGTAAATGAACAATTGGCAAAATTAATTGAAAATATCGTAAAAGATTACTCAGATTATGATATAAAAGTTGTCGATAACAATTTCATATTAGGTCAAATAAAAGAGAATCTTGGAAAAAATCAATACAAAATAGATATTGGATTAAAAGAATCAGTATTAGCTATTTCTAATATTGGTGAATTAAATATCGGTGAATTTGTTGAAGTAAGTTATAAAGAAACACGTCTTCCAACTGGACATAAAGCTTATCATTATTTAAAAGGATTAGCCGACTATCTCATAACAAACAAAGATTTAAAACCGGATGTTTGTGGAACTAAATTATATATTCTCGAGTCTTCTAAAAAACATTAAAAAGAGGATGGAACCTTAAATTAGGTTTCTTACCATCCTCTTTTTCTTTATAATATAATAATTTTTTAACTTAATTATTAACAACTGGAACTAAGAAATAAACCATAAATAGAGCGAATATTATAATTGCAACAATCGAAACATCATATTTTGGTTTTTCTAAATTTTCCTTATTTTTGCTAATGCTATATTTAATTAAATCAACAACAAAGATTATTGTAGAAACAATAACATAGCTTATAATACCTATTCCAATACCTTTTGTGATGGAATAGCTTAATACCATCATAATTATTGTCAAGAAGGCTGGAACAGAATTTTTAACTTTAGAGAAATCAATATCTTTAACATTGCTCATCATCAAGACACCAACATAGATTAACGCACCTGCTGCTGCAGATTTAGGAATGAAAGCAAAAAGTGGTAAAAGGAAAATTGATAATAAGAATAATAAAGAAGTAACTAAGGATGAAAAGCCTGTTTTTCCACCAGCAGCAATACCAGCACCTGATTCAACAAAGGTTGTAACAGTAGAAGTACCCATCATTGCACCAGCACAAGTAGCAATAGAGTCAGCTGCCATAATTCGATCATAATTATGTGGTTTTCCATTTTCGTCGATTAATTTAGCATTAGTGGCACAACCGACAACAGTACCCATAGTGTCAAACATATCAATCATGCAGAAAGTCATAACAAGCATTACACATGTTAATGCTGAACCTTCAGGGAAATTAAATCCTTCAGTAAAAGCTGCTAAAAATATACCGCCTTTAGAAGGATCCATAGAAAAGAAATTTGAAAAGTTTGTCCAGAATTCCCAAGTAACACCTGGAACTTTTTCTGAAAGATAATCAAAACTTGTAACGCCTAATGGTAAAGAAAGCAATGTTCCAGCAAAGATACCAATAACAACAGCACCTTTTACTTTATAATGAGATAAAATTGCGATTATAAAGAAAGAAAATAAACCGACCATAGCTGTTCTTGCTGGACCATTTGCTGCCCAGTTAGCACTATTTGAAAGATCAACAAAACCAGAAATTACATAAGGATCGCTGACGATGATATTTGAATTTTGAAATCCAATATAAGTGATAAATAAACCTATACCAACTGTAATTGCTTTTCTAACAGCCTCAGGGATTCCATCAAATATTTTTTCACGCAAAGAAATCCATCTTCCAGTTTCTTTATTTTTTCCACAAGGAATAAAAGTTACGGCTAAGAATATAACACCACTTATTAAAACCAAAAGCATTGCATTTCCATAGGAAAAAGAAAATCCCATGACACCACCAATAACGCTACCAACAGTAGAATTTAAACCCATTCCAGATGCTTGTGCAAAAGGCATTTTAGCCAACAAAGCCATCAACAATGTTCCAATAAAAGCGCCAATTGCCGTTGCGATGAAGACAGAAGACCAGCGGATATCGCTTGTTCCTCCAAAAAGAATTGAGTTAGGGTTGACGGTTAAGATGTAAGCCATTGCTAAAAAAGTAGCAATACCTGCGAGTGCTTCTACTTTGAAACTAGAACCACGAGAACTAATTTCAAAAAAGCCATCTAATTTGTCTTTAAAAGACTTTTTTTAGTTCATTCGAACCTCCCTTTTTGGAAAAATAAAAATTCCGTCAATGACGGAACCATTAAATTCAAAAATTCAAATGAACCGCCATAGTCACAAATTTACGGTTTGTGGTAGAAACTGCTCACCATATTAGAGCGATATATGACCAAACTGATATTTTTACCAATTTCATTGTAACAACGAATAAATAATGTGTTCAAGACATTTTAGTATTAAAGCGGTTACAAAAGTTATTCATCAATTTTATAAGTTACTTTTTTTACACATTTCAACAAGTGTAAAAAAGAAACAAAAATAATTAGCAAAGATTAGTTGAATTTGCTAATTTGCCGAGTATACTATTTATAGTCGAAAGAGATCGACCGAAAGAAGGTGATGCCTATCAAACAAAATAGACACGATCAAATATTGAAATTGATTGTTGAAGATTTTATTGATACTGCAGAACCAGTTGGATCAATGAACCTTCTAGAGAAATACAATCTCGATTGTTCAAGCGCAACTATTAGAAATGATATGATGCAACTTGAAAAAGAAGGTTTAATTGAAAAGACCCACCATTCTTCTGGTAGAGTTCCTTCAGCTAAAGGTTATCGCTATTACCTTGAACATATAAAAAATAGTGAACAAAGTTACGAAGTAGATGAAGAGTTCAAAAAAGAATTCGCACTAGTACTTCAAAAAAAGAGTCAAGCAGTTGAAGAAGTAATGGAAAAATCATGTCAGATACTTTCTGAAATGACAAATCTAGCAACTATAGTTGTTGGACCCAAAGCTTCGCAAGACTTGCTCGCTTCGATCCAAGTAATTCCGCTTAACAGCAACACTGTCACAGCAATAATTGTTACTGATAAAGGATATGTTGAAAACAAAACATTCTCTATCAATGATCAAACATATGTAAATGACATTGTTCAAGCTGTTAAATTGATTAACAAAAGATTAGTTGGAACTCCTATTGAAGAACTAGCTGATAAGCTTAATTCGATTCGTCCTCTAATTAGTGACTTGCTCGGTGAAAGGACAAATATCATAATGGAAGCCTTTATGGAAGCCTTTATGAAATTCGCTCGCAAGCGTCTTGAAACCTTTGGTACCAGCAAACTACTTGAACTTCCTGAATATGAAAAAGAGAAAAACAATTTACTAAACGTTGTTAAATTTCTCGATAATCCTGAAAAGATCAATTCAGAAATTCAAAATCTAGATGATAGCATCGAAGTAAAAGATGATGAGAACATGGCAATAGTAACTAAGAATGTTGATATCAATGGTCAAAATTCCGGAAAGATTGCTGTTGTTGGTCCTAAAAGAATGAATTACAAAAAAATTCTTGCTTCACTTGAATATGTTGCTAAAACTCTTAAACAATACTACGAACAACAAGGAAAGGATGATGATGATGAGTAACGAAAAAGAAAAAGAAGAAGTAGAAGAAACTTCCGAAGAAGATACTGAAGAAAAAGTTTCTAAGAAAAAAGCTAAAAAGTATGAAGCTCGTATTGAAGAACTTGAACAAAAACTTCTTGAAACAGAAAGTTCATTAAACAAAGAACTCATCAATGCCAAGGCAGAAAGTACAGCTTGGAAAAACAAATATTATGAAGCCTATGCCGACTTAGATAATACCCGTAAAGTTCTAGAAAAAGATCACGCGGATATGATTAAGTATAGAGCAATGGGATTTATAGAAAAAATGCTTCCAATGCTCGACAATTTCGAAATGGCTTTTAAAACTATCTCTGATGATCCAAAAATCAAGAATTATCAAACTGGTTTTAAAATGATTTATCGTCAATTAACCTCAGCTTTAACAGAAGAAGGAGTTGAAGTAATCGAGCCTAAAGTCGGAGATGAATTCGATCATAACACAATGGCAGCAATGTCAACTGTTCCTGGAGAAGAAGATAATAAAGTATCTTCAATATATCTAAAAGGATATAAATTAAAAGATCGTTTAGTAAGACCAGCGATGGTTATAGTTACTAAAGTCGAAGAAAAAAAACAAGAAGACAGTCAAGAAACTGTTGAAAATAAAGGAGAATAATTATTATGGCAAAAGAAGTAATCTTAGGTATCGACTTAGGTACCACAAATTCAGTCGTATCTTATATGCAAGAGGATGGCGTTGTTAAAGTCATCCCTAATCCAGAAGGACACAATACCACACCTTCTGTAGTTGCTTTTAAAGCAAATGGCGAAGAAATAATCGGCGATGCTGCTAAAAGACAAATCGTTACAAATTCTGATACTGTAGCATCCATTAAAAGAAAAATGGGTACTGCTGAAAAAGTTCATATCAATTGCATTAACAAGGATTTCACGCCACAAGAAATTTCTGCAAAAGTTCTTTCTTATATGAAATCTTATGCTGAAACTACTATTGGACATCCAGTTAAAAAAGCTGTTATTACATGCCCTGCATACTTCAATGATGCTCAACGTCAAGCTACAAAAGATGCTGGTACAATCGCTGGTCTTGATGTAGTTCGTGTTATCAGTGAACCTACTGCTGCTGCTCTTGCTTATGGCATGGAAAACAAGAAAGAACAAAAAATTCTTGTCTATGATTTAGGTGGTGGTACATTCGATGTCTCCATCCTTGATATCGGCGATGGTACATATGAAGTTATCTCTACATCTGGCGATGCTGCTTTAGGTGGTGATGACTGGGATCACGCAATTCAAAATTGGTTGCTTTCCGAAATCAAGAAAGAAACCGGTGTCGATCTTTCAAACAATAAAATGGCTCTCCAACGTCTTAAAGATGAAAGCGAAAAAGCTAAGATCACCTTATCTTCTTCATTCGAAGCTATCATCACATTGCCTTATATTTCTGCAAACGAAAATGGTCCTATCAACTTTGAAACAACATTAAGCCGTGCTAAATTTGAAGATTTAACTCGTGACTTACTCCGCCGTACTGAAGATCCTGTAAGAAAAGCTCTTGATGATGCTAAACTTACACCTAACGATATCAACGAAGTATTGCTCATCGGTGGTTCTACAAGAATGCCTGCTGTTGTTGAATTAGTTAAAAGATTACTTGGAAAAACCCCTAACTGCTCAGTTAACCCTGATGAAGCTGTTTCTATCGGTGCTGCCGTTCAAGGTGGTGTTATTAGAGGAGATGTCAAAGATGTCTTATTACTCGATGTTACACCTTTAACACTTGGTATTGAAACAGAAGGTGGTGTCATGACTCCACTCATTTCAAGAAATACCACTATTCCTACAACAAAGAGTCAAGTCTTCTCAACAGCTGCAGATAATCAACCTGCTGTTGATATTGTAGTCTTCCAAGGTGAACGTCCATTCACAAGAGATAATAAGATGCTCGGTTCCTTCCACCTTGATGGAATTCGTCCAGCACGTCGTGGTGTTCCACAAATTGAAGTAACATTTAACATCGATGTAAATGGTATTGTAAATGTTAAAGCAAAAGACCTCGATACTCAAAAAGAGCAACAAATTACAATTTCTGGATCCAATGGTCTTTCTAAAGAAGATATCGATAGAATGGTCAAAGAAGCTGCTGAAAATAAGGAAGCTGATGACAAACGTAAGGAAGAAGTTGAAGTTCGTAATAGAGCTGAACAACTTATCCACTCAATCGATGCATCATTAGAAGATGGTGGAGACAAGGTTTCCGAAAATGTCAAACAAGATGCAATTAAGATGAGAGATGAAGTAAAATCCTTACTTGAAAAGAACGATATTGAAGCTTTAAAGACAAAATTAAATGAACTTGAAAGACAAGCTGCTTATGCTCAACAAGCTGCAGATCAAGCTAAATCTTCAAACTCTTCTAATACAAGCTCATCTTCTTCTAATAATGATGCAAAAGATGACAATGTTGTCGATGCTGACTTCACTGAAAAGAAATAAAAAATATCTAAATCAAACCGAGGATTTCTCCTCGGTTTCTTGTGTTAATAGAAAGGAGGCGCCTAAATGGCCAATAAAGATTATTATGCAACACTAGGGGTCAATAAAGACGCCAGCGCTGATGAGATTAAAAAAGCTTATCGTACTCTCGCAAAAAAATATCACCCAGATTTGAATAAAGAACCTGGTGCCGAACAAAAATTTAAAGAAATTCAAGAAGCATACGATGTTTTATCCGATGATCAAAAAAGGAAAACGTACGATCAATTCGGATCAGCAGCTTTTGACGGATCAGCAGGTGGAGCAGGATTTAATGGTTTTAATGGATTCCAAGGCTCCTTCCAAGACTTTGATATGGATGATATCTTTTCTCAGATATTTGGTGGTGGGAGAAGAAGACAATCAAGAGCAGATGCTAATAGACCAGTAAGAGGTGAAGATCAACTCACAAGAGTTGTAATAAACTTTATGGATTCTATCAACGGATGCATCGTTACTATACCTGTAGAATATGATGAACGTTGTGATTATTGTGGTGGCACAGGTGCTAAAACACCTCAAGATATTGAAACTTGCCCTACCTGTGGTGGTACAGGTCAAGTCAATAAAAGAGTACAGAGTTTCCTTGGCACAATAGAACAAAGAACTGTATGTCCAGATTGTCATGGTACAGGTAAACATGTAAAGAATAAATGTCCTCACTGCAATGGTAATGGCTATACACATGTAAAAACCAAAATTGAAATCAATCTCCCTGCTGGTATTAGCAACGGACAACAAGTCCGTGTTCCTGGACGCGGTGGACGCGGTATCAATGGTGGCGAAAATGGCGATTTATATGTTGAAATTGCTGTTAATGAATCACAAGTATTCGAAAGAAAAGGAAATGATATCTACATATCTGTTCCTCTTTCTATAGCTGATGCCTCATTAGGATGTACAATTGATGTTCAAACTGTTTACGGAGAAGCTGAACTTAAAATACCTGCTGGTATTCAACAAGGAACGTTGCTTCGTATGCGTGGAAAAGGTGTAAAGAAAGGTGCAATCTTCGGAGATCAATATGTTAAAGTTGATATTAAGATTCCAAAGAATCTTTCCGAAGAGCAAAAAAACCTTCTAAGACAGTTCCAAGATATTGAAGAAAGAAAACCAGTTCATGAAAGCTGGTTTGATAAAATTAAAAAACATTTTAACAAATAAAAATAAAGAATTGCTAAAAACTTAAACAAGTTTATCAGCAATCCTTTTTTAATTTTTGTATTTAATATTAAAATCACCATTAACTGTACTAAATGAAATATAAGGACATTTCTCGTTTTCACAAATAGTACAAGAATTATGCATTTTACCAGTTACCTTTTCATAATTATAAGAAAAAGAGACACCATAAGGCATAACAAAATCCAAATCACCATTAACTGTTTCAATATAATATAAATTTTGTTCATTCATTTTACTAAAAGAACTCGCATCGATAACCACATTTCCAGAAAAAACCGATATATCCATATTTTTTGAATAACTAAATTCTGATATTTCAACATAAGAACTTCCTGAATTTATAAATAAATCATTCTTATATTCTTTTAAATTACAATATACTTCTCCGTTTAGAGTTTCCAAATTATATTTTCCATTGAACCAGTTTGGAATATATATATCCACGAAACTATCATTATCAATTAAAAAATCTAAACTCAGCCAATCGATTGCGCGATTTTTTTCGACTATATAAAATGGTTTTTCAATAGAAGGAAAGAAAATTCTTTTTTCATCTATCGCATAAGTATAATTGATAATTAAATTTTCATCTTCTGATTCAAACAAACGAATATTTCCTGATTTTATCGATATTTCAATATCTTCTAAAACAACTTTATTATTCTTTAAATTTTCTTCATTTATAACAAATTGCTTTGTCTTTTTTTCAGCTTTAGTAAATCTACGAAAAACACCACCTTGAGCCATTCCTACTCCCAAGGTTATACTTCCGCCTATTACAGCTACTAATCCAACAATACAAAAGATTTTACTAACTCTATTCATTGATTAATAGCTCCTTTTTTTCC encodes:
- a CDS encoding chaperone protein DnaJ (product inferred by homology to UniProt); the protein is MANKDYYATLGVNKDASADEIKKAYRTLAKKYHPDLNKEPGAEQKFKEIQEAYDVLSDDQKRKTYDQFGSAAFDGSAGGAGFNGFNGFQGSFQDFDMDDIFSQIFGGGRRRQSRADANRPVRGEDQLTRVVINFMDSINGCIVTIPVEYDERCDYCGGTGAKTPQDIETCPTCGGTGQVNKRVQSFLGTIEQRTVCPDCHGTGKHVKNKCPHCNGNGYTHVKTKIEINLPAGISNGQQVRVPGRGGRGINGGENGDLYVEIAVNESQVFERKGNDIYISVPLSIADASLGCTIDVQTVYGEAELKIPAGIQQGTLLRMRGKGVKKGAIFGDQYVKVDIKIPKNLSEEQKNLLRQFQDIEERKPVHESWFDKIKKHFNK
- a CDS encoding putative tRNA-binding domain protein (product inferred by homology to UniProt) encodes the protein MSTEVSLFYNQEACKDVLILIADESSYPDKVEKYEDVIILKNKDRIVGINILNSLEYVKIKASGLIHSVNEQLAKLIENIVKDYSDYDIKVVDNNFILGQIKENLGKNQYKIDIGLKESVLAISNIGELNIGEFVEVSYKETRLPTGHKAYHYLKGLADYLITNKDLKPDVCGTKLYILESSKKH
- a CDS encoding heat-inducible transcription repressor hrcA (product inferred by homology to UniProt), encoding MPIKQNRHDQILKLIVEDFIDTAEPVGSMNLLEKYNLDCSSATIRNDMMQLEKEGLIEKTHHSSGRVPSAKGYRYYLEHIKNSEQSYEVDEEFKKEFALVLQKKSQAVEEVMEKSCQILSEMTNLATIVVGPKASQDLLASIQVIPLNSNTVTAIIVTDKGYVENKTFSINDQTYVNDIVQAVKLINKRLVGTPIEELADKLNSIRPLISDLLGERTNIIMEAFMEAFMKFARKRLETFGTSKLLELPEYEKEKNNLLNVVKFLDNPEKINSEIQNLDDSIEVKDDENMAIVTKNVDINGQNSGKIAVVGPKRMNYKKILASLEYVAKTLKQYYEQQGKDDDDE
- a CDS encoding putative uncharacterized protein (product inferred by homology to UniProt), translated to MNRVSKIFCIVGLVAVIGGSITLGVGMAQGGVFRRFTKAEKKTKQFVINEENLKNNKVVLEDIEISIKSGNIRLFESEDENLIINYTYAIDEKRIFFPSIEKPFYIVEKNRAIDWLSLDFLIDNDSFVDIYIPNWFNGKYNLETLNGEVYCNLKEYKNDLFINSGSSYVEISEFSYSKNMDISVFSGNVVIDASSFSKMNEQNLYYIETVNGDLDFVMPYGVSFSYNYEKVTGKMHNSCTICENEKCPYISFSTVNGDFNIKYKN
- a CDS encoding chaperone protein DnaK 1 (product inferred by homology to UniProt); the encoded protein is MAKEVILGIDLGTTNSVVSYMQEDGVVKVIPNPEGHNTTPSVVAFKANGEEIIGDAAKRQIVTNSDTVASIKRKMGTAEKVHINCINKDFTPQEISAKVLSYMKSYAETTIGHPVKKAVITCPAYFNDAQRQATKDAGTIAGLDVVRVISEPTAAALAYGMENKKEQKILVYDLGGGTFDVSILDIGDGTYEVISTSGDAALGGDDWDHAIQNWLLSEIKKETGVDLSNNKMALQRLKDESEKAKITLSSSFEAIITLPYISANENGPINFETTLSRAKFEDLTRDLLRRTEDPVRKALDDAKLTPNDINEVLLIGGSTRMPAVVELVKRLLGKTPNCSVNPDEAVSIGAAVQGGVIRGDVKDVLLLDVTPLTLGIETEGGVMTPLISRNTTIPTTKSQVFSTAADNQPAVDIVVFQGERPFTRDNKMLGSFHLDGIRPARRGVPQIEVTFNIDVNGIVNVKAKDLDTQKEQQITISGSNGLSKEDIDRMVKEAAENKEADDKRKEEVEVRNRAEQLIHSIDASLEDGGDKVSENVKQDAIKMRDEVKSLLEKNDIEALKTKLNELERQAAYAQQAADQAKSSNSSNTSSSSSNNDAKDDNVVDADFTEKK
- a CDS encoding xanthine/uracil/vitamin C permease (product inferred by homology to UniProt) — its product is MAYILTVNPNSILFGGTSDIRWSSVFIATAIGAFIGTLLMALLAKMPFAQASGMGLNSTVGSVIGGVMGFSFSYGNAMLLVLISGVIFLAVTFIPCGKNKETGRWISLREKIFDGIPEAVRKAITVGIGLFITYIGFQNSNIIVSDPYVISGFVDLSNSANWAANGPARTAMVGLFSFFIIAILSHYKVKGAVVIGIFAGTLLSLPLGVTSFDYLSEKVPGVTWEFWTNFSNFFSMDPSKGGIFLAAFTEGFNFPEGSALTCVMLVMTFCMIDMFDTMGTVVGCATNAKLIDENGKPHNYDRIMAADSIATCAGAMMGTSTVTTFVESGAGIAAGGKTGFSSLVTSLLFLLSIFLLPLFAFIPKSAAAGALIYVGVLMMSNVKDIDFSKVKNSVPAFLTIIMMVLSYSITKGIGIGIISYVIVSTIIFVVDLIKYSISKNKENLEKPKYDVSIVAIIIFALFMVYFLVPVVNN
- a CDS encoding protein GrpE (product inferred by homology to UniProt), encoding MSNEKEKEEVEETSEEDTEEKVSKKKAKKYEARIEELEQKLLETESSLNKELINAKAESTAWKNKYYEAYADLDNTRKVLEKDHADMIKYRAMGFIEKMLPMLDNFEMAFKTISDDPKIKNYQTGFKMIYRQLTSALTEEGVEVIEPKVGDEFDHNTMAAMSTVPGEEDNKVSSIYLKGYKLKDRLVRPAMVIVTKVEEKKQEDSQETVENKGE